From a single Ignavibacteria bacterium genomic region:
- a CDS encoding leucyl aminopeptidase: MLKPVFYFTDSIEVSPKSLTLFFINDNDNLEGNLDKFCEEYSIKLTPLNREAFLGKSSRLNCHNDVTNFSILRMKRKDLSADMFRDKTADFFISLSSAVEVVNIILPCHLEYDEIFKSSDYLYQSLIEGVWLGCYKFDRYLSDKNEGEIKINLIGGTLDERERTTKAANQVMEGVFLARELANEPASVINPVTFSVKIAEIFSNLPHTTVEIFDIEKLEAMGMGGILAVGGGSAVPPRLAIIKYEHPEAVKSIALVGKGVTFDSGGVSIKPAQNMGWMKADMGGAAAVTGTMLNVINMGMPLRVFAAIPLAENMLSGSAYRPGDIVTTYSGKTVEVDNTDAEGRIILADALTYASEQKPEIMIDLATLTGACAVALAEVAAGLFTKDDELADKLYKSGLETSEFVWRLPMWDHYNRYNKSDVADVKNTGGRYGGAITAAKFLEKFVKEEISWAHLDIAAPAIHNNTTSYSKTWMTGFGVRLLTGFLGDIK; the protein is encoded by the coding sequence ATGCTTAAACCTGTTTTTTATTTCACAGATTCAATAGAAGTATCTCCAAAAAGTTTAACCCTCTTTTTTATTAATGACAATGATAATCTTGAAGGTAATCTTGATAAATTCTGTGAGGAATATTCGATTAAATTGACTCCTCTTAACAGGGAAGCATTTCTCGGGAAAAGTTCGCGACTAAATTGCCACAACGATGTTACCAACTTCTCAATCCTGAGGATGAAGCGGAAAGACCTGTCAGCCGACATGTTTCGTGATAAAACCGCTGATTTTTTTATTTCACTCTCATCCGCTGTTGAAGTTGTCAACATAATTCTCCCCTGTCACCTTGAGTACGACGAAATTTTTAAGTCATCAGACTATCTTTATCAGTCACTTATCGAAGGTGTGTGGCTGGGTTGCTATAAATTTGACCGTTACCTTTCAGATAAAAATGAAGGTGAAATTAAAATAAACCTGATTGGCGGAACTCTTGATGAGAGAGAAAGAACTACAAAAGCTGCAAATCAGGTAATGGAAGGCGTTTTTCTTGCACGCGAGCTCGCAAATGAACCCGCAAGTGTGATAAATCCCGTGACATTCTCCGTTAAAATCGCTGAAATATTTTCCAATCTGCCACATACGACCGTCGAAATATTTGACATCGAAAAACTTGAAGCAATGGGCATGGGCGGAATTCTGGCAGTTGGTGGCGGAAGTGCTGTTCCTCCAAGACTGGCAATTATTAAATATGAACACCCTGAAGCAGTAAAAAGCATAGCCCTGGTTGGCAAAGGAGTAACCTTCGATTCAGGCGGCGTCTCAATAAAGCCGGCTCAAAACATGGGATGGATGAAAGCTGACATGGGAGGTGCTGCGGCGGTTACCGGAACAATGCTTAATGTGATCAATATGGGAATGCCACTCAGGGTTTTTGCGGCTATTCCCCTTGCTGAAAACATGTTGAGTGGTTCGGCATACAGACCCGGCGACATCGTCACCACATATTCGGGTAAGACTGTCGAAGTGGACAACACCGATGCGGAAGGAAGGATAATTCTTGCAGACGCCCTGACTTACGCCTCGGAACAAAAACCTGAAATCATGATCGATCTTGCAACTCTCACGGGTGCGTGCGCCGTGGCTCTCGCCGAAGTGGCAGCGGGACTATTTACAAAAGATGATGAACTTGCCGACAAGCTCTATAAATCGGGTCTCGAAACCTCTGAATTCGTATGGAGACTGCCAATGTGGGACCACTACAACCGATACAACAAAAGTGATGTGGCAGATGTAAAAAATACAGGCGGAAGATATGGCGGAGCAATAACTGCAGCAAAATTCCTTGAGAAGTTTGTCAAAGAAGAGATATCATGGGCACACCTCGATATCGCAGCACCCGCAATTCACAACAACACAACCAGTTACTCCAAAACATGGATGACCGGTTTTGGTGTAAGACTTTTAACCGGTTTCCTTGGAGATATAAAATGA
- a CDS encoding bifunctional oligoribonuclease/PAP phosphatase NrnA: MIDFIKIAEILKGNNSFLITTHVNPDADAIGSEMAVYTILKRLGKKIKVVNFSKTPPFLEFLDNDGVIENFDPAIHSEYFLSCDVVVALDFNRADRTVKMSPLFYQREKLKICIDHHLEPEEIFDNIFDDPGYAATCHIIYDLVAKTDITELDYEISVPVYSGIATDTGNFKYDRTTPELHRIAATLLEKGVIPIEINDLIYGQDDLCKFALLGKALNSLKIYGEDKRFAVMTLTQSDFIETGAVESDTEGFINYCMTIKGVKLGAMFIELREGFKVSLRGKRDYNVRDLAANFGGGGHRQASGIRIRDHHLLEKQEEIINYILDNTTEVTQNA; the protein is encoded by the coding sequence ATGATCGACTTTATCAAAATAGCAGAAATACTTAAAGGAAACAATTCGTTCCTGATAACAACTCATGTGAATCCGGATGCTGATGCAATCGGTTCGGAAATGGCAGTGTATACGATTCTCAAAAGACTTGGGAAAAAGATTAAAGTTGTGAATTTCAGTAAAACGCCCCCCTTCCTCGAATTTCTGGACAATGATGGGGTAATTGAGAATTTTGATCCTGCGATTCACTCTGAGTATTTCCTGAGTTGTGATGTAGTTGTCGCTCTGGACTTCAATCGAGCAGACAGGACAGTAAAAATGTCTCCCCTCTTCTACCAAAGAGAGAAATTGAAAATTTGTATCGATCACCACCTCGAGCCCGAAGAAATTTTTGATAACATTTTCGATGATCCCGGTTATGCAGCTACCTGTCACATAATTTATGATTTGGTAGCAAAAACAGATATTACAGAACTCGACTATGAAATTTCCGTCCCCGTCTATTCGGGTATTGCAACTGACACAGGAAATTTCAAGTATGACAGAACCACCCCCGAACTTCACAGAATTGCAGCTACACTTCTCGAAAAAGGAGTGATTCCAATTGAAATTAACGACCTGATCTACGGTCAGGATGATCTTTGTAAATTTGCACTCCTCGGCAAGGCGTTAAATTCCTTGAAGATTTACGGGGAAGATAAAAGATTCGCTGTTATGACACTTACCCAGTCCGATTTCATTGAAACAGGCGCAGTTGAGTCGGATACCGAGGGTTTCATTAATTATTGCATGACCATCAAAGGTGTAAAACTCGGTGCAATGTTCATCGAACTTAGAGAAGGTTTTAAGGTTTCTCTTAGAGGTAAAAGAGATTATAATGTCAGAGATCTTGCTGCAAACTTCGGCGGCGGCGGACACCGTCAGGCATCGGGAATAAGAATCAGAGATCACCATCTTCTTGAGAAACAGGAAGAAATAATCAATTACATTTTAGACAATACTACAGAGGTCACTCAGAATGCTTAA
- the recG gene encoding ATP-dependent DNA helicase RecG, with product MDRLSQPVSTLPLIGPARAKAFKSAGLNTVRDILFYFPFRHIDRTTILTIGKAYEHVKKGYTGEITLIGKVQESKVMHFGNKKVLAVRVIDNTAELDCIWFQGIEYFAKTFQTGQTLAISGKPSLSKRGDFQIMHPAFDKLTNEESENFFNTGKIIPVYSVNQFFKEANLGETGIRKIIEGALNRFLPVVHETLPKYILEKLELLPLQATIKALHLPESMEIISKAHHRLKFEEFFYYQLNAFSKKERYKKESNGIEFKPKTSLIKDFLNSLPFSLTKAQLKVLHEIKLDMLSPQPMMRLLQGDVGSGKTVVSLISMLIAVDSGYQAALMVPTEVLASQHFKSISKLLSNIESSKSATSPVIEILTGSTKVKEKKRILEALAGGEIDIIVGTHALFEENIEFKNLGFLVIDEQHRFGVEQRARLMRKSATPDVLVMTATPIPRTLSLTVFGELDVSIIDELPANRIPVRTAIRGESALSGIYDFIRSQVREGRQAFIVFPLVEESEKLDLKAAEQGFTEICTNWLPDLKIVLLHGRMKWNEKEEIMNRFAAGEYDVLVSTTIIEVGVDIPNATVMVINEAHRFGLSQLHQLRGRIGRGASQSYCILVTKDEIVASAARIKQKAEYLPQAVMDRLRSITRLKAMEESSDGFKLSEIDLKMRGPGDIFGKKQSGIPEFKYCDLANDSVIMLKAKDLAQNIIQNDPDLKQVEHQIIAETLEAQIASGENFYGVG from the coding sequence ATGGACAGGCTCTCCCAACCCGTAAGTACTCTCCCTCTGATCGGTCCTGCGAGAGCAAAGGCATTCAAGAGTGCAGGCTTGAATACGGTAAGGGATATACTGTTCTACTTCCCTTTCAGACATATCGACCGGACCACAATCCTGACAATCGGGAAAGCTTACGAACATGTAAAAAAAGGCTATACAGGCGAAATCACTCTGATTGGAAAGGTGCAGGAATCAAAAGTGATGCACTTCGGCAATAAAAAAGTGCTCGCTGTGAGGGTAATTGACAACACTGCAGAACTTGATTGCATCTGGTTTCAGGGAATTGAATATTTTGCAAAGACTTTCCAAACAGGACAAACTCTCGCCATTTCAGGTAAACCATCCCTCTCGAAAAGAGGCGATTTCCAGATTATGCATCCTGCCTTTGACAAGCTAACGAACGAAGAGAGTGAAAACTTCTTCAATACGGGAAAAATAATCCCTGTCTATTCTGTAAATCAGTTTTTCAAAGAAGCTAACCTAGGTGAAACGGGAATCAGAAAAATAATAGAGGGAGCGCTTAACAGGTTTCTCCCCGTTGTTCATGAAACTCTTCCCAAATATATCCTCGAAAAACTCGAGTTACTGCCGTTGCAGGCAACAATAAAAGCCCTGCACTTGCCTGAATCGATGGAGATTATCTCAAAAGCTCATCATCGTCTGAAATTTGAAGAGTTCTTCTACTACCAGTTGAATGCTTTTTCCAAAAAAGAGCGCTATAAAAAGGAATCGAATGGTATTGAATTTAAACCAAAAACCTCGCTTATCAAAGATTTCCTGAACTCACTCCCCTTTTCCTTAACCAAGGCACAGCTTAAAGTACTGCACGAAATTAAGCTTGACATGCTCTCCCCTCAGCCTATGATGAGACTACTTCAGGGGGATGTGGGAAGCGGTAAGACTGTCGTTTCCCTTATCTCAATGTTGATTGCCGTCGATTCGGGGTATCAGGCTGCTTTGATGGTTCCTACTGAAGTGCTGGCATCACAACATTTTAAGTCGATTTCAAAGCTTCTGAGTAATATTGAATCCTCTAAAAGCGCCACTTCCCCGGTGATTGAAATTTTGACGGGAAGCACCAAGGTCAAGGAGAAAAAGAGAATTCTCGAAGCTTTGGCCGGCGGTGAAATTGATATCATAGTCGGTACGCACGCCCTGTTCGAGGAAAATATTGAATTCAAAAATCTTGGTTTTCTTGTAATAGATGAGCAACACAGATTCGGTGTGGAACAAAGGGCAAGACTGATGAGAAAATCAGCAACTCCCGATGTTCTCGTTATGACCGCCACTCCCATTCCGAGAACTCTGTCTCTGACAGTCTTTGGCGAACTGGATGTCTCAATTATCGATGAACTGCCTGCAAACCGAATTCCTGTCAGAACAGCTATCCGCGGAGAATCTGCTTTGTCAGGAATATATGATTTTATCAGGTCACAAGTACGGGAAGGTCGTCAGGCGTTTATAGTCTTTCCCCTTGTCGAGGAATCGGAAAAACTGGACTTAAAAGCCGCTGAGCAGGGATTCACAGAAATCTGCACCAACTGGCTCCCGGATCTAAAAATCGTTCTCCTGCACGGTAGAATGAAATGGAACGAAAAAGAGGAGATAATGAACAGGTTCGCTGCCGGTGAATATGATGTTCTCGTTTCCACGACAATCATTGAAGTGGGTGTTGATATTCCAAATGCGACAGTGATGGTGATTAATGAAGCCCACAGGTTTGGTCTATCACAGCTCCATCAACTCCGTGGAAGAATCGGAAGGGGCGCCTCACAGTCTTATTGTATTCTGGTAACAAAAGACGAAATTGTAGCCTCTGCCGCAAGAATCAAACAAAAAGCGGAATACCTCCCCCAGGCTGTTATGGACAGACTAAGGTCTATCACCCGCTTAAAGGCAATGGAAGAAAGCAGCGACGGGTTTAAGCTTTCGGAAATCGATCTGAAAATGAGGGGTCCCGGTGATATCTTCGGCAAAAAACAGAGCGGTATCCCCGAATTCAAGTATTGCGACCTCGCCAATGATTCAGTAATCATGCTAAAAGCGAAAGACCTCGCCCAAAATATCATCCAGAACGACCCCGACCTTAAACAGGTTGAACATCAAATAATTGCAGAGACACTTGAAGCACAGATTGCTTCGGGTGAGAACTTTTACGGAGTCGGCTAA
- a CDS encoding EcsC family protein has translation MSNDPKLFSAEMSYDDFLELEKCVEIIEKPSFFIKVSNFIGSPIEKLVEKLPEGSRNKITDITNDALLKGTNLAVKTLEYVESNTEHDSKKIHKLVASVLGGGAGLFGFTALAIELPLTTTVMLRSIAEIAKMNGEDMSSLETRLNCVQVFAFGSKNKADDAMNSSYYAIRILLSREIAALAGRLEAHFAGELASGILGKFLGKITERFSQNVLIKFVGQATPIIGAAGGATINYLFTEFYQQIATAHFSIRRLERKYTPELIEAEYDRIAARLKTKKED, from the coding sequence ATGAGCAACGACCCAAAACTTTTTTCGGCAGAAATGAGTTATGACGATTTTCTTGAACTCGAAAAATGCGTGGAAATAATCGAGAAACCTTCGTTTTTTATCAAGGTTTCCAACTTTATTGGCTCACCAATTGAAAAACTGGTTGAAAAACTTCCCGAGGGAAGCAGAAACAAGATTACAGACATTACCAACGATGCCCTTCTGAAAGGTACCAACCTTGCAGTAAAGACTCTCGAGTATGTCGAGTCAAATACCGAACACGACAGTAAAAAGATACACAAACTAGTTGCAAGTGTTCTCGGAGGTGGTGCCGGTCTATTCGGCTTTACGGCTCTCGCCATCGAACTTCCACTCACTACGACCGTTATGCTTCGCTCAATAGCCGAAATTGCCAAAATGAACGGAGAGGATATGTCTTCTCTCGAAACCCGTTTGAATTGTGTTCAGGTTTTCGCTTTTGGTTCAAAAAACAAAGCTGATGATGCCATGAATTCCTCATACTATGCAATCAGAATTCTACTTTCGCGGGAAATTGCAGCGCTGGCAGGCAGACTGGAAGCACATTTTGCTGGTGAGCTGGCGTCAGGTATTCTCGGCAAATTTCTTGGCAAGATTACAGAAAGATTCAGTCAGAATGTTCTGATCAAATTCGTAGGACAGGCGACACCCATTATCGGAGCTGCCGGCGGAGCGACAATCAACTACCTCTTTACCGAATTTTATCAGCAGATTGCCACAGCACATTTCTCAATCAGAAGACTGGAGAGAAAATATACACCCGAACTGATTGAGGCAGAGTACGACAGAATCGCTGCCCGGTTGAAAACAAAAAAAGAAGACTGA
- a CDS encoding nuclear transport factor 2 family protein produces the protein MKKIFFAVTLLSLFLSGCVRENKQPQENFHVFNTIDKLFKAFETRDTLSHDSLWFKSPELVVFGLYDKSEFFGWDETRKHLVQAAKIMQSAHFTIKCKEIRMSQSKTTAWFAIIADQQYQTAAGVFENNNIRYTGVLEKHGSRWLITQFHGSLPKIK, from the coding sequence ATGAAAAAGATTTTTTTCGCTGTTACTCTTCTGTCTCTTTTCCTCTCGGGTTGTGTGAGAGAAAACAAACAACCTCAGGAAAATTTCCATGTCTTTAATACCATCGACAAACTTTTCAAAGCCTTCGAAACAAGAGATACACTCTCCCACGACTCACTCTGGTTCAAATCGCCCGAACTGGTGGTCTTCGGACTATACGACAAATCAGAATTTTTCGGTTGGGACGAAACAAGGAAACACCTGGTTCAGGCTGCCAAAATTATGCAGTCAGCACATTTTACGATAAAATGTAAAGAAATCAGGATGTCCCAATCAAAAACCACCGCATGGTTTGCGATCATCGCCGACCAGCAATATCAGACCGCTGCCGGGGTATTCGAAAACAATAACATCCGCTACACCGGTGTCCTCGAAAAGCACGGCTCCCGTTGGCTAATCACTCAATTCCATGGATCATTACCAAAAATAAAGTGA
- a CDS encoding STAS domain-containing protein codes for MKIKFSWPKEFVPKIYSLLAKGYSKETFFSDLSAGVIVGIVALPLAIAFAIASGVKPEQGLYAAIVAGLFVSLLSGSRSQVSGPTGAFIVIIYGIVQLYGYDGLAVATLLAGIFLVVLGLLKFGILLRFIPYSLTIGFTTGIAIIIFTSQINDFLGLGIAKVPADFVDKWIVFSENIQKINYYALGIGAISLLFIFVWGRYNFKIPGSLIAIIVGTLAVYYFNLPVDTIGSKFGAVPNSLPEPRLPQISWQVFTQMFSPAFTIAMLAAIESLLSAVVADGMMGSRHRSNMELVSQGVGNIISPIFFGIPVTGAIARTATNIKSGAKTPVAGVIHGIVILVTMLLFADLASLIPLPVLAAILIYVAWNMSEMHAFFRTLKGTGADKLILLNTFLLTLFIDLTVAIEVGLVLAALTFIKKMSDVTQTQLITQSLYLPDEGEDKMTKPSLPVPKGVEIFEVYGTLFFGAVDQFRDTIRGMNKKPEVLVLEVSKLLVIDGSGLKAIEDLVDVLKKDGTSLVISGIHKQPLFELTRSGIIDKIGEDNLFGSLDETLKYLTDKTVMT; via the coding sequence ATGAAAATCAAGTTTTCCTGGCCTAAAGAGTTCGTTCCTAAAATTTATTCCCTCCTTGCAAAAGGCTACTCAAAAGAAACATTCTTCTCAGATTTAAGCGCCGGTGTTATAGTCGGAATTGTCGCGCTTCCCCTCGCAATTGCATTTGCCATAGCATCAGGTGTAAAACCGGAACAAGGGCTCTACGCTGCTATAGTTGCAGGGTTGTTTGTTTCCCTTTTGAGCGGATCAAGATCGCAGGTTTCGGGACCCACAGGGGCATTTATCGTAATAATATACGGAATCGTGCAGCTGTACGGATATGACGGACTCGCAGTTGCTACACTTCTTGCGGGAATTTTTCTTGTAGTGCTTGGACTGTTGAAGTTCGGCATACTCCTCAGGTTTATCCCCTACTCTCTGACCATCGGGTTTACCACAGGTATCGCAATTATCATCTTTACCAGTCAAATAAATGATTTTCTGGGACTTGGAATTGCCAAGGTACCCGCTGACTTTGTAGATAAATGGATCGTCTTCTCGGAAAATATTCAAAAAATAAATTACTACGCTTTGGGAATTGGAGCGATTTCTCTACTCTTTATATTTGTATGGGGAAGATACAATTTCAAAATTCCCGGATCACTGATCGCCATCATTGTAGGAACTCTCGCAGTTTATTATTTTAACCTGCCCGTCGATACCATCGGATCAAAGTTTGGAGCTGTTCCCAACTCACTTCCGGAACCGAGATTGCCACAGATTTCCTGGCAGGTGTTCACTCAAATGTTCTCGCCAGCATTTACAATAGCGATGCTGGCGGCAATTGAATCGCTTCTCTCTGCAGTGGTTGCCGATGGAATGATGGGTTCAAGGCACCGATCGAACATGGAACTGGTATCTCAAGGTGTGGGTAACATTATATCGCCGATATTCTTTGGTATTCCTGTTACAGGTGCCATTGCGAGAACTGCAACAAATATCAAAAGTGGAGCAAAAACTCCCGTTGCCGGAGTAATTCATGGTATCGTAATTCTCGTGACGATGCTGCTTTTTGCTGATCTTGCTTCGCTGATTCCACTTCCTGTTCTTGCTGCCATCCTGATCTATGTAGCCTGGAACATGAGCGAAATGCACGCTTTTTTCAGAACCTTAAAGGGTACAGGTGCCGACAAACTTATTTTGTTGAACACTTTTCTTCTGACACTTTTTATCGATTTAACCGTCGCAATTGAAGTGGGACTGGTTCTCGCAGCACTTACTTTCATCAAAAAAATGTCGGATGTCACTCAGACTCAACTCATCACCCAAAGCTTGTACCTGCCTGATGAGGGTGAGGACAAGATGACGAAACCTTCACTTCCCGTTCCGAAAGGTGTCGAAATCTTCGAAGTGTATGGTACTCTTTTCTTCGGTGCTGTCGATCAATTTAGAGACACTATCCGCGGGATGAACAAAAAACCGGAAGTTCTTGTTTTAGAAGTAAGCAAACTTCTTGTAATTGACGGTTCAGGACTTAAAGCCATTGAAGACCTGGTGGATGTCTTGAAAAAAGACGGCACATCACTCGTTATTTCAGGCATTCACAAACAGCCTCTTTTCGAACTGACCAGAAGCGGGATCATAGACAAAATAGGAGAGGACAATCTTTTCGGCTCTCTTGATGAGACTCTGAAATACCTGACCGACAAAACTGTTATGACCTGA
- a CDS encoding DNA alkylation repair protein encodes MTLDEIKKWLEENKEERGIKSWEKAGLKEMSTYGIGLTKLKTFAKKIKKDPRLAGELWEEPVYDCRILSVLVDDPKLLTRERVEEQIKHAHFWMMSYAYVSNLLKEAPFKRDLVFEWINEKDNLKRRMGFAMLSGVISAEKPVNVEFASAIIDRIEKEINSEENFVKDAMNNCLLSLGQINRELNEKAVAVAKRIGKVVVDYGDNSCEAPDCVKHLTSPRLQAKLG; translated from the coding sequence ATGACGCTTGATGAAATTAAGAAGTGGCTTGAGGAGAATAAAGAAGAACGAGGGATAAAATCGTGGGAAAAAGCAGGGTTAAAAGAAATGTCCACTTACGGCATCGGGCTGACCAAACTGAAAACTTTTGCGAAAAAGATTAAAAAAGATCCCAGGCTTGCCGGTGAATTGTGGGAAGAGCCTGTTTATGATTGCAGGATTCTGTCGGTACTGGTTGACGATCCTAAACTTCTGACACGGGAGAGGGTTGAGGAACAGATAAAACATGCACATTTTTGGATGATGTCTTATGCTTATGTTTCGAATCTCTTGAAGGAAGCTCCATTCAAGAGGGACCTGGTGTTCGAGTGGATCAATGAAAAGGACAATCTGAAGAGAAGAATGGGATTTGCGATGCTGTCGGGTGTGATTAGTGCCGAAAAACCGGTGAATGTTGAGTTCGCCTCCGCAATAATCGACCGGATTGAGAAGGAAATAAATTCAGAGGAGAATTTTGTAAAAGATGCAATGAACAATTGTCTTCTCAGTTTGGGACAAATCAACAGGGAACTCAATGAAAAAGCGGTTGCCGTAGCTAAAAGAATCGGTAAAGTGGTGGTTGATTACGGGGATAACTCGTGTGAGGCACCTGACTGTGTGAAACACCTTACTTCACCGAGGTTGCAGGCAAAACTGGGTTAG
- a CDS encoding T9SS type A sorting domain-containing protein: MSKSLTFVFTLLLAVSAFAQTVLEGDITTTVNLTSNNTYLLRGFVRVQSGGILNIQPGTKIFGENSTQGSLVVKPGGKIFAEGTASQPIVFTSEFTKPGASRPPTYGDWGGVIILGNAPINVPGGTTSIEGPGDSYGGNNPDDNSGVLKYVRIEYPGIAFSLNNEINGLTLGGVGRGTLVEYIQVSYSGDDSFEFFGGTVNAKYLIAFRGWDDDFDTDFGYTGKLQFLFGLRDPEIADQSGSNGFESDNDGTGSTNQPLTSPEWWNVTLIGPISTSGQQINSLFRRGMHLRRNSQNRIANAVIVGWPTGLLLDSKGTINGAANSTMYVKNSVIAQCNKLLDTASSNGTFNISTWFNTTMSGRTFSAAADLQMVNPFNLASPNATLVSGSPLLTGGLTPPTDAFFDPTATFVGAFGSTDWTAGWANFNPSGATSVKEDQLSNTPADFELSQNYPNPFNPSTKIRFALPEAGNVKLSVYDVLGRQVAELVNEFRAAGTYEVDWQADNLSSGVYVYRLESGTKNINRTMNLLK; the protein is encoded by the coding sequence ATGTCTAAATCATTAACTTTCGTTTTCACACTTTTACTGGCGGTTTCAGCTTTCGCTCAAACGGTTTTGGAAGGTGATATCACAACCACAGTGAATCTGACTTCGAACAACACCTATCTTCTTAGAGGTTTTGTGAGAGTACAGTCGGGTGGTATCCTGAACATTCAACCGGGAACAAAGATCTTCGGTGAGAATTCAACTCAGGGCTCTTTGGTTGTGAAACCCGGCGGTAAAATATTTGCGGAAGGAACTGCCAGTCAGCCAATCGTTTTCACCTCCGAGTTCACAAAGCCCGGCGCAAGCAGACCACCAACATACGGTGACTGGGGTGGAGTGATTATTCTCGGAAATGCACCGATAAATGTACCCGGCGGCACAACTTCAATAGAAGGACCCGGAGATTCATACGGCGGCAACAATCCCGATGACAACAGTGGTGTTCTCAAATATGTAAGAATCGAATACCCCGGTATCGCATTCTCACTGAATAACGAAATTAATGGTCTCACCCTCGGCGGTGTAGGAAGAGGCACTTTGGTAGAGTATATTCAGGTATCCTACAGCGGTGACGACTCCTTCGAATTCTTCGGCGGAACTGTAAATGCAAAATATCTCATTGCATTTAGAGGATGGGATGACGATTTCGATACTGATTTTGGATATACCGGCAAGTTGCAGTTCCTTTTTGGATTGAGAGATCCTGAAATTGCCGATCAGTCAGGTTCAAACGGATTTGAATCAGACAACGACGGAACGGGCTCAACCAATCAGCCACTTACTTCACCTGAATGGTGGAATGTAACCCTGATTGGCCCAATATCCACATCGGGACAGCAGATCAACAGTCTCTTCAGAAGAGGAATGCACCTCCGCAGAAACTCACAGAACAGAATTGCCAACGCAGTGATAGTTGGATGGCCCACAGGCCTCCTTCTCGACAGCAAAGGTACTATCAACGGTGCTGCCAATTCAACCATGTATGTCAAGAATTCCGTAATTGCCCAGTGCAATAAACTTCTCGATACTGCAAGTTCAAACGGTACTTTTAATATTTCGACCTGGTTCAACACAACAATGAGCGGAAGAACCTTCTCTGCAGCAGCCGACCTTCAGATGGTGAATCCTTTTAATCTTGCCTCACCAAACGCCACTCTTGTTTCCGGCTCACCACTTCTTACAGGAGGTTTGACTCCTCCAACCGATGCCTTCTTTGATCCAACTGCCACTTTCGTTGGTGCTTTTGGAAGTACAGACTGGACAGCAGGCTGGGCAAACTTCAATCCTTCGGGTGCAACAAGTGTAAAGGAAGACCAACTTTCAAACACTCCTGCTGATTTTGAACTGTCGCAGAATTATCCAAATCCATTCAATCCTTCGACTAAAATCAGATTTGCCCTTCCTGAAGCCGGCAATGTAAAACTTTCAGTTTACGATGTACTTGGCAGACAGGTAGCTGAACTGGTAAATGAATTCAGAGCAGCCGGCACTTATGAAGTTGACTGGCAGGCAGACAATCTTTCCAGCGGTGTTTATGTTTACAGACTTGAGTCAGGAACAAAAAACATTAACCGCACAATGAACTTGTTGAAATAG